A genomic window from Bacteroidota bacterium includes:
- the serA gene encoding phosphoglycerate dehydrogenase: MKILISDPIEQSCVDILTREGFQVDQKPGIPPEEIKKIIPEYTALIVRSGTKVTADIIQEARTMKVIGRAGAGVDNIDVEAASRRGIIVMNTPGGNTVSTAEHTVSMMLSLSRNIPQAYKSLVDGKWDRKKYMGTEVMGKTLGIIGMGKIGREVAVRCRAFGMTVIGFDPVLANDVASKVGVELVPLDEIFRRSDFITVHTPLNDETRGVLNEKTFAKCKKGVRVINCARGGIIDETALLNALNSGHVAGAALDVFVEEPPKGNPLLQHPRLIATPHLGASTEEAQEKVAIQIAEQLADALHDRGISGAVNAVALQSGIPAEIKPYLDLAEKMGSLQAQIMKGKLKDITIETRGELLQKHSELLKTGVLKGFFSKLMAPPVNYINAPLLAQSIGVRVSEKKERDSENYNQLLTIEYSTDQEERSFAGTVFGTTKPRIVRIDAFYFEVDPQGILLLYTNTDKPGMLALVGSILAAEKVNIAGLSLGRTGIGEKAMVVVSVDNPIPEKMVQQIRSLDGIFEAKVVSL, from the coding sequence ATGAAAATACTCATCAGCGATCCCATTGAACAATCATGCGTCGACATTCTGACGCGTGAGGGATTTCAGGTCGACCAGAAGCCCGGAATCCCGCCGGAAGAAATCAAGAAGATCATTCCCGAATACACAGCACTCATCGTCCGCAGCGGAACGAAGGTCACCGCGGACATCATCCAGGAAGCGCGGACGATGAAGGTGATCGGCCGGGCAGGCGCGGGCGTGGACAACATCGATGTTGAGGCGGCCTCGCGCCGCGGCATCATTGTGATGAATACGCCCGGAGGCAATACTGTCTCGACCGCCGAGCACACCGTGTCCATGATGCTTTCCCTTTCGCGCAATATTCCCCAGGCCTACAAAAGTCTTGTCGACGGCAAATGGGACAGGAAAAAATACATGGGGACGGAGGTGATGGGAAAAACGCTCGGCATCATCGGGATGGGAAAGATCGGGCGTGAGGTCGCCGTCCGGTGCCGCGCCTTCGGGATGACGGTGATCGGGTTCGACCCGGTGCTCGCGAACGATGTCGCATCGAAGGTTGGCGTTGAACTCGTGCCGCTCGATGAAATTTTCCGCCGGTCGGATTTTATCACCGTCCATACACCGCTCAACGATGAGACACGCGGAGTGCTGAACGAGAAGACGTTCGCCAAATGCAAAAAAGGGGTCCGCGTGATTAACTGCGCGCGCGGAGGGATCATCGACGAGACCGCGCTTCTCAATGCGCTGAACTCCGGTCATGTCGCCGGGGCTGCGCTCGACGTTTTCGTGGAGGAACCTCCGAAAGGAAATCCGCTCCTGCAGCATCCCCGCCTGATCGCGACCCCTCACCTCGGCGCATCGACTGAAGAAGCGCAGGAAAAAGTGGCCATCCAGATCGCCGAACAGCTTGCGGATGCTCTGCACGACAGGGGCATATCGGGAGCGGTGAACGCCGTCGCTCTTCAGTCCGGGATCCCCGCCGAGATCAAGCCGTATCTTGACCTCGCGGAAAAAATGGGGAGTCTGCAGGCGCAAATTATGAAGGGAAAGCTGAAGGACATTACTATAGAGACACGCGGAGAACTGCTTCAGAAACACTCCGAACTTCTCAAGACGGGCGTGCTGAAAGGATTCTTCTCCAAGCTTATGGCGCCGCCGGTAAACTATATCAACGCCCCCCTTCTTGCCCAGTCCATAGGCGTTCGCGTGAGCGAGAAGAAGGAGAGGGACAGCGAAAATTACAATCAGCTGTTAACGATAGAATATTCGACCGATCAGGAGGAGCGGTCGTTCGCTGGGACCGTTTTTGGTACGACGAAACCAAGGATCGTCCGGATCGATGCCTTCTATTTCGAAGTGGACCCGCAGGGGATTCTTCTACTCTATACAAATACCGATAAGCCGGGAATGCTTGCCCTCGTCGGATCTATTTTGGCGGCCGAAAAAGTAAATATTGCCGGATTGTCGCTTGGCCGCACCGGTATCGGCGAGAAAGCGATGGTCGTGGTCAGCGTTGACAATCCGATCCCGGAGAAAATGGTCCAGCAAATTCGTTCACTTGACGGGATTTTTGAAGCAAAAGTCGTAAGTCTATAA
- a CDS encoding TonB-dependent receptor: MRRECYRSLLVAFLLFPTVLLAAGGKITGKVTDHETGEALVGATVRVEGTSFGATTDANGVFSIANINAGTYTLIASYIGYQQITISNIEVHEGLISEAKFALPAEGVKVGTVVIVAQRPLVEKSATNEVRIVNSDMLAAIPIRNVTEAAALQPGVVLRNNLVYMRGSRADETGFTLEGVTVTDPYNGGRGVTISPDAVDQIEVQTGGYPAEFGGANGGIVSTQLRTGGEKLKLSLRAETDNFTAQGKEALGGYSYGYSDYVGTVSGPVLSDKVRFYGTVENQFYRDPGSFVAQTGSGVNGATGAGTNSSYANPRFWNGFNYSGLIAAPQFTAAHPTTAMADTLSVDYGAGNLIGGQLDQYSYTGTLLFDLGNINLRAAGAFTDVYSQNSAGIGAIFDTQRLPVNSYQNGFGNLKLTQFFNPKTYYELNVNYYRNYYKTGWDPSLKGNFAAYGDTISNPQFNGGSTNLLNAPWNVFGTAPAGITIDQPGTLLATAPGMTSESSVGGRLDFTKEFENQSMKFGGEYTYYTIRHFGANVVGMYSAMINTLLGAPYTQTVARSAALRGTGYNNYGYDEYGDPVDNDVTVNGTVVDFGPPHPVNAAAYLEDKIELSDINLNFGLRYDYINPDSRAFVDPQGINFNDSLNVIATSSMKKTPVTQQVSPRIGVSFPVSDATVFHAQYGKFIQESELIDSYAGMGLMYNILHGGNYYQTPVGYGLLPERTTSYELGFQQQIGENASFDIVTFYKDISDQIQFRLILPDGLGENRSYYTLVNGDFATSRGVEFKINLRRTNRFEAQLNYTFASAEGTGSGANSAAGSASDQHGYTANIPFPTQFSQENTGSLNIDYRYAKNDGGAILQRSGINLLMQFGSGYPYTLESVSENNLGDARFQVPLEPIGYSTTPWTFEVDLRVDKTVTIGSVDAMFYIYVQNLLNTQNADNVFIRTGDPSNDGWLGSTQGQAYAAAQYNPTLYQSVYNSANNGVNANNYLSPRQIRFGVQVEY, translated from the coding sequence ATGCGACGGGAGTGCTACAGATCTCTACTCGTTGCCTTTCTGCTTTTTCCGACTGTGCTGCTGGCAGCAGGCGGAAAGATCACAGGAAAGGTGACCGATCACGAAACCGGCGAAGCGCTTGTCGGAGCCACGGTGAGAGTGGAAGGCACATCATTTGGTGCGACTACCGACGCCAATGGTGTTTTTAGTATCGCGAATATTAATGCTGGAACGTACACATTAATAGCGTCGTACATTGGGTACCAGCAAATCACGATTTCGAACATCGAAGTCCATGAGGGCCTCATCTCGGAGGCGAAGTTTGCGCTTCCCGCAGAAGGCGTGAAGGTCGGGACGGTCGTGATCGTTGCTCAAAGGCCTCTTGTCGAAAAATCCGCGACGAACGAAGTCCGTATCGTGAACAGTGATATGTTGGCCGCGATTCCGATCCGCAACGTGACTGAAGCGGCGGCGTTGCAGCCCGGGGTCGTCCTGAGAAACAACCTCGTCTACATGAGGGGGAGCCGTGCCGATGAAACCGGATTCACTCTTGAAGGGGTTACTGTAACGGATCCCTACAACGGCGGGCGCGGAGTAACGATCTCTCCCGATGCCGTTGATCAGATCGAAGTGCAAACGGGAGGTTATCCGGCAGAGTTCGGCGGTGCGAACGGCGGTATTGTCAGCACTCAACTTCGAACCGGCGGAGAGAAACTGAAGTTATCCCTCCGTGCAGAGACGGATAATTTTACAGCGCAGGGAAAGGAAGCTCTGGGAGGATACTCCTACGGATATTCCGACTACGTTGGAACCGTCAGCGGGCCAGTTTTGTCTGATAAAGTTCGGTTTTACGGGACAGTGGAAAACCAATTTTATCGCGATCCGGGATCATTTGTTGCGCAAACGGGAAGCGGCGTCAACGGCGCAACGGGCGCAGGGACAAACTCAAGCTATGCGAATCCGAGGTTTTGGAACGGGTTCAATTATTCTGGATTGATCGCGGCCCCTCAGTTCACCGCCGCACATCCGACGACCGCAATGGCGGATACTCTGAGCGTCGACTACGGAGCAGGCAACCTGATCGGCGGACAACTTGACCAGTATTCCTACACCGGAACGCTGTTGTTCGACCTCGGAAATATTAACCTCCGCGCAGCGGGCGCATTTACTGACGTATACTCCCAGAACTCCGCTGGCATCGGAGCTATTTTCGATACCCAGCGTCTTCCTGTAAATTCGTACCAGAACGGTTTCGGTAACCTGAAGTTGACGCAATTCTTCAACCCGAAGACGTATTACGAACTCAACGTCAATTATTACAGGAACTACTACAAGACAGGCTGGGATCCTTCCCTTAAAGGAAATTTTGCGGCCTACGGCGATACCATTTCAAACCCCCAATTCAACGGCGGTTCGACGAATCTCTTGAACGCCCCCTGGAATGTTTTTGGTACTGCACCGGCCGGCATCACGATCGACCAGCCAGGGACGCTGCTCGCTACGGCGCCCGGCATGACCTCGGAAAGTTCGGTTGGGGGCCGCCTGGACTTCACCAAGGAGTTTGAGAATCAATCGATGAAGTTTGGCGGTGAGTACACTTACTATACCATCCGGCACTTTGGAGCGAACGTTGTCGGAATGTACTCAGCGATGATCAATACTCTCTTAGGTGCACCGTATACGCAGACCGTGGCGCGTTCGGCCGCTCTCAGAGGAACCGGCTATAATAACTACGGCTACGATGAGTACGGAGATCCGGTCGACAATGATGTTACGGTGAATGGCACGGTAGTCGATTTTGGACCGCCACATCCGGTTAACGCTGCCGCGTATTTGGAGGATAAGATCGAACTTTCGGACATCAATCTTAATTTTGGGTTGCGGTACGATTATATCAACCCGGACAGCAGGGCGTTTGTTGACCCTCAGGGGATCAACTTTAACGATTCGCTCAACGTCATTGCGACGTCTTCGATGAAGAAGACCCCGGTGACTCAGCAGGTCAGCCCCCGTATTGGTGTCTCCTTCCCCGTCAGCGATGCGACCGTATTCCATGCTCAGTACGGTAAGTTCATCCAGGAGTCCGAATTGATCGACTCATACGCCGGAATGGGATTAATGTACAACATTCTGCACGGCGGGAATTACTATCAAACTCCAGTTGGATATGGATTGCTGCCGGAACGGACAACTTCGTACGAACTTGGCTTTCAGCAGCAAATCGGAGAGAACGCCTCATTCGACATCGTCACATTCTATAAAGACATCTCCGACCAGATCCAATTTCGTCTGATTCTCCCGGATGGACTTGGTGAGAACAGAAGCTATTACACTCTGGTGAACGGCGACTTCGCGACAAGCAGAGGAGTCGAGTTTAAGATCAATCTGCGCCGTACGAATCGATTCGAAGCACAGCTCAACTATACATTTGCGAGCGCTGAAGGCACGGGTTCAGGTGCCAATAGTGCCGCTGGAAGCGCTTCGGACCAGCATGGGTACACTGCCAACATCCCCTTCCCGACTCAGTTCAGCCAGGAAAATACGGGAAGCCTCAACATCGATTATCGGTATGCGAAGAATGATGGAGGAGCGATCCTTCAACGTTCCGGAATCAACCTTCTGATGCAGTTCGGCAGCGGATATCCGTACACGCTTGAGAGCGTCTCAGAGAATAATTTGGGCGATGCTCGCTTCCAGGTGCCTCTCGAGCCGATAGGATATTCAACGACACCCTGGACATTCGAAGTTGACCTCCGCGTCGATAAGACTGTGACTATCGGTTCGGTGGACGCAATGTTCTATATTTATGTTCAGAACCTCCTCAACACACAGAACGCAGATAATGTGTTCATCCGGACCGGCGACCCATCGAACGACGGATGGCTGGGTTCAACTCAGGGGCAGGCATATGCTGCTGCTCAGTATAATCCGACCCTCTACCAATCTGTCTACAATAGCGCCAACAATGGTGTCAACGCCAACAATTATTTGTCACCACGGCAAATAAGATTCGGAGTTCAAGTTGAATATTAA
- a CDS encoding T9SS type A sorting domain-containing protein: MVRKEFFSAIVATLLLASWIAVPPAQAKAKADKSSNAGVKPLHKVQTNDVYAPMDINNIFNYYSNNGDGSFNPFTTSDEGFEFPIGSTDGTCIFEDGLVWTAFKNDTLYCGGSTYNHGLQAGRIVSNGTASSLGVAASASDPANKPYRVRPDIRPTTNADTIALETNLLQNSEVTYINQFQSTSASDLLQQYWNDWTNWPAAEGAPYTDVNHNGVYDPGVDVPGFPGADQTIWMVMNDLNPTRTLNLYSSNPIGVEVQRTIWAYNRPGALGNTIFISYKFINKSGVELDSMYVSQWCDPDLGFAGDDATGCDTTRSLGFVYNGEARDANFANIGLPPPSAGFDFFQGPKVAGAATDTAIFGGKLVPGYKNLPMTAFTFFINGNQQFTDPQLGSNGPGGTQQWYNLMRCRVSTTGLPFDASVTGGSNYCYPGDPVTNSGPTFIGSGSVSAPADVRMCLNSGPFTMAPGDTQEVVVAALVGLGADNLSSISVLRSNDDIAQSAYNAFFQLAVPPPAPVVHVAALDKEIVLSWGDPVASINTESAVSKGYTFEGYNVYQYPRNNTSGGKLIATYDLIDGIKTIQDTVFSVPLGTYVVTPTEYGTDNGIAHSIDLTTDALTGTPIANNRDYYFAVTAYNYNPTGGLVPHALESSPSILDVRPQSPLNGVRLFNKPGDTLAITKTGASDGYVIARVVDPTVLTGDTYNVGFAVDNVSGNTYWNLTDATKGTTIATKQVQSSAVTPPPGGNPGPITTNGVALQVYGPPPGMNPGGQGVGWNIPSGKRDWSSLDAGDYGLEGFNVSGTGGAMGMGQDWGNTFGAGQSTVTPDKLHKVLIKFATIDTAFNITDPTDPNVSQAYRFLRHSTSAFPFPDSATVDPHPGAGYAYQGRSAVPLAAFDEDNNNQRLDVGFLENNAGGGTPDGKYDPPSTSSGIETTTPREYLFIFSTPYSATVDNPLIPADILDDASPMMWWIVAVMRGSNLFAAGDEFEIIPNYVNSAAVTFSFKSVAPTDNPADQKADIAKINVFPNPYFGFNRLEADKYNRWVRFTHMPSKATIRIFNLAGILVRTIVKNDLTQFSDWDLLNEHKLPVAAGMYIAYIDCGSLGTKTLKFAIIPEQQFLDHY, encoded by the coding sequence ATGGTCCGTAAAGAATTTTTTAGCGCGATTGTCGCAACCCTTCTACTTGCGTCGTGGATAGCTGTACCACCCGCCCAGGCGAAGGCGAAAGCGGACAAGAGCAGCAACGCCGGTGTCAAGCCGTTGCACAAAGTCCAGACGAACGATGTATATGCTCCGATGGATATCAACAACATTTTCAATTACTATTCGAACAACGGTGACGGATCCTTCAATCCCTTTACAACGAGTGACGAAGGTTTCGAATTTCCGATAGGTTCCACCGACGGGACCTGTATTTTTGAAGACGGTCTCGTTTGGACGGCCTTCAAGAACGATACGCTCTACTGCGGCGGTTCGACCTATAATCACGGCTTACAGGCCGGGAGGATCGTCTCGAATGGGACGGCTTCCAGCCTTGGTGTAGCCGCAAGCGCTTCCGATCCGGCGAACAAACCGTACAGGGTTCGGCCCGATATCAGGCCCACCACCAATGCGGATACCATCGCACTTGAGACCAACCTTTTGCAGAATAGTGAAGTGACGTACATCAATCAGTTCCAGAGCACAAGCGCCTCTGATCTCCTGCAGCAATACTGGAATGATTGGACCAACTGGCCGGCAGCGGAAGGGGCCCCGTACACGGATGTGAACCACAATGGCGTGTACGATCCGGGCGTCGACGTCCCAGGGTTCCCCGGGGCAGACCAGACGATTTGGATGGTTATGAACGACTTGAATCCGACGAGGACTCTGAATCTGTACTCTTCCAATCCAATCGGTGTGGAAGTGCAACGGACGATATGGGCTTATAACCGGCCCGGAGCGTTGGGGAACACCATTTTTATCAGCTACAAATTCATCAATAAGAGCGGCGTTGAATTGGATTCAATGTATGTCTCTCAATGGTGCGACCCTGATCTCGGATTTGCCGGCGACGATGCGACAGGCTGCGATACGACAAGAAGCCTCGGCTTTGTCTACAACGGCGAAGCAAGAGATGCAAATTTCGCGAACATCGGACTTCCCCCGCCCTCAGCCGGATTTGATTTCTTCCAGGGCCCCAAAGTGGCCGGAGCGGCGACCGATACGGCTATTTTCGGCGGAAAGCTTGTTCCCGGTTACAAAAATCTGCCGATGACAGCGTTCACATTCTTCATCAACGGGAACCAACAATTTACGGACCCGCAACTCGGTTCGAATGGTCCCGGAGGTACGCAGCAGTGGTATAATTTAATGAGGTGCAGGGTCAGTACAACGGGCCTGCCGTTTGATGCATCGGTGACCGGCGGCAGCAATTACTGCTATCCGGGCGACCCGGTGACTAACAGTGGACCCACATTTATTGGGTCGGGTTCGGTTTCCGCGCCAGCAGACGTCCGCATGTGCCTTAACTCGGGTCCTTTCACAATGGCCCCCGGCGATACGCAGGAGGTTGTTGTGGCGGCATTGGTTGGCTTGGGTGCTGATAACCTGTCGAGCATCAGCGTGCTGAGGTCGAATGATGACATCGCACAGAGCGCTTACAATGCGTTCTTCCAGCTCGCAGTTCCGCCGCCTGCGCCGGTGGTACATGTTGCTGCTCTCGACAAAGAAATCGTCCTCTCGTGGGGCGATCCCGTAGCTTCTATCAATACGGAAAGCGCCGTTTCGAAGGGATATACGTTCGAGGGGTATAATGTTTATCAATATCCCAGGAACAACACGAGCGGTGGAAAACTGATTGCCACGTATGACCTCATCGACGGTATAAAGACGATTCAGGATACAGTCTTCAGCGTCCCGTTGGGAACATACGTTGTCACGCCGACTGAATATGGCACGGATAACGGCATTGCCCATTCAATCGACCTTACTACTGATGCGTTGACGGGCACTCCGATCGCCAACAACCGTGACTATTATTTTGCTGTGACGGCATACAACTACAATCCGACAGGAGGCTTGGTCCCTCACGCTCTTGAAAGCTCACCTTCCATTTTGGATGTTCGTCCTCAGTCACCTCTTAACGGCGTGCGTCTCTTCAATAAACCTGGAGATACTCTTGCCATTACAAAAACAGGGGCAAGCGACGGCTATGTGATCGCACGGGTTGTCGATCCTACGGTGCTCACGGGCGATACCTACAACGTCGGCTTTGCGGTTGATAACGTCAGCGGCAATACGTATTGGAACCTGACCGATGCGACCAAAGGGACGACGATTGCTACAAAGCAGGTTCAGTCAAGCGCGGTGACCCCGCCGCCCGGAGGCAACCCCGGTCCGATCACGACCAACGGCGTGGCCCTCCAGGTCTACGGTCCTCCCCCTGGCATGAACCCTGGCGGTCAGGGCGTAGGCTGGAATATTCCATCGGGTAAGAGAGACTGGTCAAGCCTGGATGCAGGCGACTACGGTCTTGAAGGATTCAACGTCTCGGGGACAGGCGGTGCCATGGGTATGGGCCAGGATTGGGGCAATACCTTCGGCGCAGGACAGTCGACCGTGACGCCGGATAAATTGCATAAAGTGCTGATCAAATTTGCGACGATCGACACGGCTTTTAACATCACCGACCCGACCGACCCGAACGTATCGCAGGCGTACCGGTTCTTGCGACATTCAACGTCTGCCTTCCCGTTCCCCGATTCGGCAACGGTCGATCCGCATCCGGGAGCAGGTTATGCTTATCAAGGGAGGTCAGCGGTTCCGTTGGCGGCCTTTGATGAGGACAATAACAACCAGCGGCTCGATGTCGGTTTCCTGGAGAACAACGCAGGCGGCGGAACGCCGGACGGTAAATACGACCCGCCGTCGACCTCCTCGGGCATCGAAACGACCACGCCGCGCGAGTATCTTTTCATCTTCAGCACGCCCTACAGCGCCACGGTGGACAACCCGCTGATTCCGGCGGACATCCTTGATGATGCGTCGCCGATGATGTGGTGGATCGTCGCCGTCATGCGCGGCAGCAACCTCTTCGCCGCCGGCGATGAATTCGAGATCATCCCGAACTACGTGAACAGTGCGGCGGTGACGTTCTCCTTCAAGTCGGTCGCACCGACCGATAACCCTGCCGACCAGAAAGCAGATATCGCGAAGATCAACGTCTTCCCGAATCCGTATTTCGGGTTCAACAGGCTCGAAGCCGATAAATACAACCGTTGGGTCCGCTTCACTCACATGCCGTCCAAGGCGACGATCCGCATCTTCAACCTTGCGGGTATCCTCGTGAGGACGATTGTGAAGAACGACCTGACGCAGTTCTCAGACTGGGATCTTCTGAACGAACATAAACTCCCGGTAGCAGCCGGCATGTATATCGCGTACATCGATTGCGGCAGCCTCGGCACGAAAACGCTAAAATTCGCTATCATACCGGAACAGCAGTTCTTAGACCACTATTGA
- a CDS encoding PorV/PorQ family protein, protein MNIILKRLAGILVVGTLLLTSAFAGNTNRTGTAGAQELLIPIGASGIALAGSNVAFTSGVDAVFWNPAGLARDPFSTEAFFSHESYLAGIGVDYGAVGVTFGTTGTFAASFKSLSFGDIPVTTEDNPDGTGATYSPTYMVGGLTYSKNLSDRVSVGANFNFINETIMSTTATGFALDAGVQYNGLIVPELKLGVAVKNLGPNMTYSGSNLLRQGSTVGDIRGTQWYAVQAASFELPSQMDVALAYDKKLGESNDVTVFGNFENNNYSSDVYKFGLQYSFSNMIFLRGGYNYAPNAPKDQTGQSSEIYDYTFGAGINYNLGEVNFTLDYAYEHVLLLTAINVFTVKLGF, encoded by the coding sequence ATGAATATCATACTAAAGCGCTTGGCGGGTATTCTTGTAGTGGGTACCTTGCTGCTGACGTCAGCGTTTGCAGGTAATACCAACCGCACAGGAACGGCAGGCGCTCAGGAACTATTGATACCCATAGGAGCGAGCGGCATTGCTCTTGCGGGAAGCAACGTTGCATTTACCTCCGGGGTAGATGCAGTCTTCTGGAATCCGGCGGGTTTAGCCCGGGATCCGTTCAGCACCGAAGCATTCTTTTCGCATGAGTCGTACCTTGCGGGCATCGGCGTTGATTACGGAGCGGTCGGCGTCACGTTCGGCACGACCGGAACGTTCGCCGCATCGTTCAAGTCCCTCTCGTTCGGCGATATCCCGGTCACGACCGAGGACAATCCCGACGGAACCGGAGCCACATACTCTCCGACGTATATGGTCGGAGGGTTGACGTATTCGAAGAACCTGAGCGACCGTGTTTCTGTCGGCGCTAACTTCAATTTCATCAATGAGACGATTATGAGCACCACGGCGACAGGGTTTGCCCTCGATGCCGGCGTGCAGTATAACGGGCTCATCGTTCCGGAATTGAAGCTGGGCGTTGCCGTGAAGAACCTTGGTCCGAATATGACCTACTCCGGTTCTAACCTGCTTCGCCAGGGCTCAACCGTAGGAGACATCCGCGGAACCCAGTGGTATGCAGTCCAGGCTGCGTCGTTTGAGCTTCCCTCGCAAATGGACGTCGCGTTGGCATACGACAAGAAATTGGGCGAATCGAATGATGTCACCGTGTTCGGGAACTTCGAGAACAACAACTACAGCTCGGATGTCTACAAATTCGGGCTGCAGTATTCGTTCAGCAACATGATTTTCCTGCGAGGCGGCTACAACTATGCACCGAACGCACCGAAAGATCAGACCGGGCAATCCTCCGAAATCTATGACTATACATTCGGAGCCGGGATCAACTATAATCTCGGTGAAGTGAACTTCACGCTTGATTATGCCTACGAGCATGTTCTTCTCCTCACGGCGATCAACGTGTTCACGGTGAAGCTCGGTTTCTAA